AATAACAAAGGCTTGAGTTACTACATACATTATTAAAAAAATGGAGTTGATCTTCGTGGCTAGATGGATTGACGTCTCAACATCAAAACACCGATTAAGATTGTATGAAGGAAACAGACTGATAAAATCCTATCCCATAGCTACTGGAAAAATATTAACTGCGACACCGTTTGGCACCTACACCATAATAAATAAGCAGCTAAATCCTCCTAGACATGTTTTTGGGGCTTTATGGATGGGATTATCAAGACCTCATTATGGAATTCATGGTACAAACAATCCATCATCCATAGGTAAAAGCGTTTCCCACGGTTGTATTAGAATGTCTAATCATGATGTTTTAGAATTATCATCTCGAGTTCCGATTGGTACTAGGGTCATCATTCATAAATAATTCTGTTAATCTCACCTCTAAACTGCATTGTTTGTGTCTTACGACAACAGCCCAGTTCTTCTTATTAAGCTAACCTGGTTCTTATATACAGAATCAGCAACAAAACCTTCGAATGGTGCACCTTTTATCTTTGTTTATATGTATCCATAGATAAGCGATTAAGGTATTGTCTTGGAGCCTCTAGGTGTATTTGGAAATTAAAAAATGGTGTGTATATTGGAGTATGTTTTTTGAAGGTAGAAAAAGCAAAATATGCAAGTTGTGCATAAAAACTTGCATATTCTTGGTTTATTACTTTTTATTAGTTACTGTGTTAAAGCACCTGTTACTTGAACAAGCATATACGCTTTTATTCCATAATAAGGTCGTACTGTTCATTAATTCGTATATAAAAAATGTGTATACGGAATATGACATTTTCTTTGATTTAAGGTTAGGAATTTAATTTTTATTTTTACATGAAATCTTAACCTTGTAATAAAAGTGTCCAAAACTTTTTTCTCTCAACATATTTGGATTCATAATACGGATAAATATTTATTTATATTATTAGGAAACATATCATAAGGATTTCATTTCAAATTAATGGAGGTGTCTCTTATGCAAAGTGAAAATAACATTAAACTAACGTCTGCTGAAATTTCACAGCTATGGTTTGCCTACATGAATGATAGCCTGTCAATTTGTGTACTTACATACTTTTTGGAAAAAGCAGAGGATCCTGAGATTCGTCCTGTAGTAGAATTTGCACTTGAGTTAGCACACGCACACGTAAAAAAAATTAAATTAATCTTTAACAGTGAGAAATTTCCCATTCCATACGGATTTAAAGATGAAGATGTCGATATTACAGCTCCACGATTATTTTCGGATCCTTACTTTCTTTATTATCTTCAACAATGGAGTTCAATAGGGTTAGAAGCTTATGGCATCTCGTTGTCTTTAGCAACGCGTTCTGATGTATTTCAATATTTTTCAGAATGTATTGATGATTCGAAGAATCTTCTCAAAAAAACAGGAAATGTTTTACTATCTAAAGGTCTCTATATACGAGCACCATATGTTACGACTCCTGAAAAGGTTGATTTTATTCGAAAACAAAACTTCTTAGCTGGTTGGTTTGGAGAACGTAGATCACTTACTACGTTAGAAATAACGAATCTTTATGCTAATCTTCAAAGAAATGTGTTAGCTATGACAACATTCATCGGCTTCAGTCAAGTGGCAAAGTCAAAAGAAGTGGGTCGTTTTATGGCAAGAGGAAAAGAAATCGCTTCAAAGCATATTGAAATTTATAGTTCCGTTTTAAATGAAAATGAGCTTCCTGCTTCTGTGCCTTGGGATAACCAAGTATTAGACTCAACCGTTTCCCCTTTTTCCGATAAACTAATGATGTTTCATGTAAATGCACTAGCCGCGGGCGCCATAGGATATTACGGAACAAGCTTGTCAACAAGTTCTAGACGTGATTTATCTACAAATTACCTCCGAATCTTAGGGGAAGTTCTAAAATATACAGAAGACGCTGCAAACATAATGATCGATTATGGTTGGATGGAACAACCACCAAAAGTAGTGGACCATGATAAATTAGCTAATACTTAGAGAGAAATAAAATGAAGAAAACAAATCAACTTGAAAGCGTCCTTTGGAGTATTGCATTACCAGGACTTTCTCAAGTCTTAAACGGAAAGTTTCTAAAAGGATTACTTTTCATTTCTTTAGAATTTTTAATTAACATTCAATCAAATTTTAACGAAGTAATCATTTTAAGCTTTCATGGTCATATCCAATCAGCCATTGATAGAACGAATTATCAATGGCTGATGTTTTACCCTTGTCTATACATGTTTTCCATGTGGGATGCTTATAAAGACGCTGGCGGTGGAAAAGAATCTTTTTCGTTTTTGCCGTTTGTGTTTTCTGCTTATTTTATAACAGTTGGTCTAATCTTTTCCCCGACATTGAGGATAATGGGAATACTCTTCGGACCGGTTTGGTCGCAAATGTTATTTTTAATTATTGGGTTATTTATTAGTACATTTTTTAAAACCATCTTTCAAAAAACCATCAGATTCAATACAATCTGATGGTTTTCTAATTTAATGTTCCTTTAGTTCATCCTCCACTAACGCACCCGTTACTTGAATAAGGTACTAGCCTAATTCTTTTAGTCTAAGTTGTCTTACAAGTTCTTTAAATGGAGTAGCATAAGAATCCTCATATTTCTTAATATGTTGTATTAACTTAGACCAATTACTTTCGAGGAGTGGATGTATCTGGGTGGTACCAGCAAGACTATAAAGTTCAATTAAGAAGTAAAGGGTCTCCCATAATAAAAAGTCATTATCTAATTTTAATAAAACCTCAATGACATTTGGAATGTAGTTAAACGCTTCTTCGGGAGACATTCCCTTTGTAATTGATTCGAATGAATTGCTAAAATACCACTCATCCTTGTCTAATTTATCTTCCCATTCCTCATATATTTCTAATAGCCTATCGTCCATTGTAATCACGTCCCAAAATGTGCAATTTTATATGTATATTTTATCATTTCTTCTTCCACTAATCTGCCCGTTAGTGCAACAAGATGGGTAGTAAAAAAGGACCAACGCATCTACGTTGACCCCTTTTTGTTATTCTTTTCTTATTTTTAACATTGAATTAGCATTTGTTTGAAATTCATATGGTACATTCACTTCTTCAACTGTACAGCTATTGTCAGCCAGATAACTTATTAATTTATCTAAATGCTCATATCTTTTTCCCTCTAAATCAACTAAAGGGAAAATACGAACTTCCTCTTTCGTAACCCTCAATAATTCATTTAGTACTTCGATGTGAAATTGATAATCTAATCTATCTGCATACATAAATAGAAAATGTGCAGAGAGAAGAAGATCAAATTCTGCATTCTTAAAAGGCAAAGAAGGTAAAGTGACAGGGACGTATCTTTCATTGGATTCCCTCATATCGTTAGCACAAGCTTGTAGGGCACTTAAACGATGTTTTCTAAGACCTTCTATATCATTGAAATAATCCCATTTATAATTGTTTTGGGCTTTTTGCATATGTTCCATCGCGTGTTCAATATCCTGGAGACCTTTATTTTTTAGGTCTTCACCCAATGGTAATACGCAATATCGCAAGCTGTTACATCTAAACCCAATTTGTTACCAACAGCAGTAAATGAACAAGCTCCTGCTGGACAATCGAGTATTTTCTTTCCTTGCAGTTCTTCCTCTGAAAGCGAGAACATATCAAAATACTCTTCAAAGGTCCTCCCAATAAAAACAATTCGTTCTAAATCTAACTTTATACTCTGCTCAACTCTGCTCAACTAAACTCACCTCTTCTAAAAGATTACATTCATATTATCATATTGTATTGGTAATGCTAACCTTTTTTACTTATCTTATTACACTAAACTCCCGTAGCTCAAAGCGAAAAAGCTGCCATAATGACAGCTCTAGTCTTTAACTCAAGCACCCGTTTGTTTAAGTACATTCCTTCACATTCTCTTATTGGCAAATGAAGAATTTCCCCTATTGTATTTCAGTAACTTCTGAACAAACTTCATTTTCCAAAGTCCGAACCCTATCAAAGCACCCAACAAATTAAGGATGAAATCATCTATATCAAAACTTCCTCTTCTTGTAACTAATTGTATGACTTCAATAACGAATAACAATATAATCATTGTAATTGATAATCCACTTGCTTTGTTTAATCTTTTTATAAAGTAAGGCAGATAAATACCCATTGGTAAAAACATAATTAAATTTCCAGCGAGGTTTTTTATAGGTATATCCATATTCATACTTCCGTTAAAAATTGCATTTGTGTATGTACTTATCGTTTTAAATGGAATTAAATTCGAAGAACTCTTGATATATTCTATCAATGTCATATCTGCCCATATATAACCTCTTGTACCTAAGAATAATAGAACTACCAATGCGAATAAATAAAACACTAAACTTAAACTAAAAACAATCTTAATTATTTTTTTCATTTTCTCCTCCTTTGTTCTTTCTTTGTATGCAGCTGTAAAAAAAACAATAGCAGATATTCTATATATTAGACGATCAATAATATTGTTTGGTTTTTTATTTTATTAAATTAACCTGCTTACGTTAGCACAAAAAGCAAAAAAGACCGCCGCAGAGATCCACTCTTTAACTCTTGCACCCGACAGTTTAAGTACAATATTTAACAAACTTTCTTTTTGACTAAGAGAAAATTTATTAAAAAAGAGACTCCCAAAAACATTGGGAGTCCAAACAGTACTAATCTATTTAATAGGGGGTCAAATAGTGATTCCAATTATATTGGGTTTATGAAATATAAAATAGAGAAAATATTACCAAAGTTACCCAATAATTAAAGGGGAATTTGGACTAGGATTAAATAAACTTAGTCCTATATTAAGAAAGTGAGTAGATCATGAGCATATTAAATTGGTTTAGCCAATATGACAACTTATATCACCTAGTCGAGAAGAAGGGAGCCTTTTTACCTTGCGGTTAATTGTACTCCTCCCCCCTCACAGAACCGTGCTTGCGCTATTAACGCACACGGCTCCTCCTAGTCATCATTTACAAAATATAGCTAATTTCTTTTCTTAAGTCGTATATATTAACCTTAACTCTTGCGTAAGGTAATGGATATTTATTAAGAAAGAGTCTGAATTTATCCCAAGTAAATGATTTCCTTTGACTTCTTCTATTGAGCCATTTAAACAGTAAGTACCCGATTTTGTCTCTGAATTTGTTTACACTTTGGGTATTATCTGTGATCCAAATAGTAGTTGTAATAACCTACTAGTGAGCGTTTAAATCTATCCATAATCATATGAATGTTTTTATTTCTGTTAATTTTCAACCATTCTTTAGTTTCTTTTAGTTTAGCTTGGACTTTCTTCCTGCTTGTTCTCCGTTTTACTCGAAATTTCCCTTGTTTACTCCTACCGCAATAGTGTGTAAATCCAAGGAAATCAAAAGTTTCCGGTTTACTTCTTCCCTGTTGATTTGCATTTTGCTCCGCAAACCGCCAAAAAGGGTATGATTTTGGTTTTATCCTCAGCTATTTCTAAATTAAATTTCTTTAATCTCAACTTTAATGAATGGAAGAATTGCTCGGCTTCACATTTATATTGAAAACAACAAACAAAATCGTCTGCATATCTCACTATGTACGCTTGTCCCTTGCACCGTTTCCTAACCCTTTTCTCAAACCATAGGTCAAGGACATAATGGAGGTATACATTGGCTAATATCGGAGATATTACTCCACCTTGCGGTTTGCCTTTGTCTGTTTTATATTTCTTACCTTCTTCCATGTATCCACCTTTAAGGAATCTACCAATGATTCTTAGTAGGTTAGGGTCAGTGATTCGCAGTTTTAAGAAATCCATCATCCATGTGTGGTCAACGTTGTCAAAGAATCCTTTAATATCTACATCTACTACATAATTTATTTTTTTCTTTTCAATATAGTGGTTAAGTATTTTCAAAGCATCGTGGCAGTTACGATTTGGACGGAATCCAAATGAACAGTCTAGAAAATCATTTTCATAGATGGTATTTAGTATTTTCGTAATGCCTCTTTGAACAATCTTATCTTCATGTTCCGGAATCCCCAATGGTCTTTTCTTGTTTGAATTGAGCTTTGGAATATACATTCTCCTTACTGGAACAGGACGATAACTTTTGCTTTTAAGCCTATTTACTAAATTCTCTATGTTTTCTTTTAGATTTTCACTGTATTGCTCTTTAGTTGTACCATTAACCCCAGTTGCCTTCTTGTTAGGTAGCTCCTGGTGACATTGAAATAGTGATTGCTCATTTAATAAATGTACAAGAGATGTAAATTTCATTTTAGGATTTGATTTTGCTAATTCAGCTATCCTTAGTAGTTTTGTTTCCATTTATTATCCCTACCTCTGTGTGTAGTAAATGTGTCCCTAGTAAGGGTGATAACTGGTAGCTAGCCTTTCCTCCGTCGGCATTACCCAACTTCATTGGTACTATGCTGCTATCCGACTCCCTACATCGGCATTTAGTTTCCTTGCTTGTTATCGCTTGTACACCAT
This genomic stretch from Neobacillus niacini harbors:
- a CDS encoding L,D-transpeptidase; amino-acid sequence: MARWIDVSTSKHRLRLYEGNRLIKSYPIATGKILTATPFGTYTIINKQLNPPRHVFGALWMGLSRPHYGIHGTNNPSSIGKSVSHGCIRMSNHDVLELSSRVPIGTRVIIHK
- a CDS encoding DUF3231 family protein; this encodes MQSENNIKLTSAEISQLWFAYMNDSLSICVLTYFLEKAEDPEIRPVVEFALELAHAHVKKIKLIFNSEKFPIPYGFKDEDVDITAPRLFSDPYFLYYLQQWSSIGLEAYGISLSLATRSDVFQYFSECIDDSKNLLKKTGNVLLSKGLYIRAPYVTTPEKVDFIRKQNFLAGWFGERRSLTTLEITNLYANLQRNVLAMTTFIGFSQVAKSKEVGRFMARGKEIASKHIEIYSSVLNENELPASVPWDNQVLDSTVSPFSDKLMMFHVNALAAGAIGYYGTSLSTSSRRDLSTNYLRILGEVLKYTEDAANIMIDYGWMEQPPKVVDHDKLANT
- a CDS encoding ABC transporter translates to MDDRLLEIYEEWEDKLDKDEWYFSNSFESITKGMSPEEAFNYIPNVIEVLLKLDNDFLLWETLYFLIELYSLAGTTQIHPLLESNWSKLIQHIKKYEDSYATPFKELVRQLRLKELG
- a CDS encoding VanZ family protein, translating into MKKIIKIVFSLSLVFYLFALVVLLFLGTRGYIWADMTLIEYIKSSSNLIPFKTISTYTNAIFNGSMNMDIPIKNLAGNLIMFLPMGIYLPYFIKRLNKASGLSITMIILLFVIEVIQLVTRRGSFDIDDFILNLLGALIGFGLWKMKFVQKLLKYNRGNSSFANKRM